In one window of Tenacibaculum mesophilum DNA:
- the purE gene encoding 5-(carboxyamino)imidazole ribonucleotide mutase, producing MVGIIMGSDSDLPIMQEAIDILESFDIQVEVDIVSAHRTPEKLFDYANNAHKRGVQVIVAGAGGAAHLPGMVASMSPLPVIGVPVKSRNSIDGWDSVLSILQMPGGVPVATVALDGAKNAGILAAQIIGASDKCVLDKIIAYKEGLKLKVEKASESVKK from the coding sequence ATGGTAGGAATTATCATGGGAAGCGATTCAGATCTTCCAATTATGCAAGAAGCAATTGATATTTTAGAGAGTTTTGATATTCAAGTAGAAGTAGATATCGTATCTGCACACAGAACTCCTGAAAAATTATTCGATTACGCTAACAATGCACACAAGCGTGGCGTACAAGTTATTGTTGCCGGTGCTGGTGGTGCTGCTCATTTACCTGGAATGGTAGCCAGTATGAGTCCGTTACCAGTAATTGGAGTTCCTGTTAAAAGTAGAAACTCTATTGATGGTTGGGATTCTGTGTTATCTATTCTTCAAATGCCAGGGGGTGTTCCTGTGGCTACAGTTGCTTTAGATGGGGCAAAAAATGCAGGAATCTTAGCAGCTCAAATTATTGGAGCTTCAGACAAATGTGTGTTAGACAAAATTATCGCTTATAAAGAAGGCTTAAAACTGAAAGTTGAAAAAGCTTCTGAAAGCGTAAAAAAATAA
- a CDS encoding 5-(carboxyamino)imidazole ribonucleotide synthase — translation MKNYFSSNFKLGVLGGGQLGRMLLTETQKFDIYTVILDGNADAPCAQICNEFHQGDLLDYDTVYNFGKQVDLLTIEIENVNIDALDALEAEGLTIFPKPKNLRTIQNKAHQKVFYHDNNIPTADFSRFTSLEELKHAISNEAVSFPFVWKSARFGYDGNGVKIVRAISDLENLPTGECISEKLVPFKNELAVIVARNASGETKTYPVVEMEFHPEANQVEYVICPARIEDAVAKKAREVALKVADAFDFVGLLAVEMFQTENNEILVNEAAPRTHNSGHYSIEASYTSQFEQHLRSILNLPLGNTESKVAGIMVNLVGAEGYTGDVVYENIEEILKIDGVTPHIYGKKTTKPFRKMGHVTIVNEDINEARKVAQQVKETIKVIAK, via the coding sequence GTGAAAAATTACTTTTCTTCAAACTTTAAATTGGGTGTACTCGGAGGCGGCCAATTAGGAAGAATGTTACTTACCGAAACGCAAAAATTCGACATTTATACTGTTATTTTAGACGGAAACGCTGATGCTCCTTGCGCTCAGATATGTAACGAATTCCATCAAGGAGATTTATTAGATTATGATACTGTTTACAATTTTGGAAAGCAAGTAGATTTGTTAACCATAGAAATTGAAAACGTAAATATTGATGCTTTAGATGCTTTAGAAGCTGAGGGACTAACCATTTTTCCAAAGCCTAAAAACTTAAGAACTATTCAAAACAAAGCACATCAAAAGGTGTTTTATCACGATAATAACATCCCTACTGCTGACTTTTCTAGGTTTACTTCTTTAGAAGAATTAAAACATGCTATAAGTAATGAAGCTGTTAGTTTTCCTTTTGTATGGAAATCTGCTCGATTTGGATACGATGGTAACGGAGTAAAAATAGTTCGTGCCATCAGCGATTTAGAAAACCTACCTACTGGTGAGTGTATTTCTGAAAAACTAGTTCCTTTTAAAAATGAATTAGCTGTTATTGTTGCAAGAAATGCAAGCGGAGAAACTAAAACTTACCCAGTAGTTGAAATGGAATTTCACCCAGAAGCAAATCAGGTAGAGTATGTAATTTGTCCTGCTAGAATTGAAGATGCAGTTGCTAAAAAAGCGCGCGAAGTTGCTTTAAAAGTTGCGGATGCATTTGATTTTGTTGGATTGTTAGCTGTGGAAATGTTCCAAACTGAAAATAACGAAATTTTAGTTAATGAAGCGGCTCCAAGAACTCATAATTCAGGGCATTATTCTATTGAAGCAAGTTATACTAGCCAATTTGAACAACACTTACGTAGCATCTTAAACCTTCCGTTAGGAAATACCGAAAGTAAAGTAGCTGGAATTATGGTGAATTTAGTGGGGGCAGAAGGCTATACTGGTGATGTAGTATACGAAAACATTGAAGAAATTTTAAAGATTGACGGCGTTACTCCTCACATCTACGGAAAAAAGACAACCAAACCTTTCCGTAAAATGGGACACGTAACTATTGTGAATGAAGATATAAATGAAGCGAGAAAAGTCGCTCAACAAGTAAAAGAAACTATTAAGGTAATAGCAAAATAA
- a CDS encoding NAD(P)/FAD-dependent oxidoreductase, translating to MVKELQLRVNLVEERKDNILQLKAAKKLGISIADITSVKVLRKSIDARKKEVIFNYKVAVYINKPQPDTPDYIFEYQDVSNAKEIHIVGFGPAGMYAALRCIELGYKPIVLERGKNVQDRRRDLRAINQFHEVNPDSNYCFGEGGAGTYSDGKLYTRSLKRGDVRKIFENLVYHGATDQILVDAHPHIGTNKLPKIIQNIRETILKHGGEVHFETRVTDFIVKNNKLQAIQLQNGTEMAVNAVVLATGHSARDIYELLHKKDILLKAKSFAMGVRVEHPQEIIDQIQYSCSGQRDELLPAAAYSLVHQVGNRGVYSFCMCPGGFIVPAATANGEVVVNGMSPSRRNNKFANSGIVVEINVDKDLPKYEKYGVLKGLQYQKDLEKLAFNAGGRSQVAPAQRLTDFVEGRLSSSLNDCSYQPGLNSSPLHSLLPKLIGSRLRKGFAAFGQKMHGYYTAEANIVGVESRTSSPVNIPRKENLEHPQIEGLFPCGEGGGYAGGIISAAMDGERCAEAAITNL from the coding sequence ATGGTAAAAGAACTTCAATTACGTGTTAATTTAGTAGAAGAACGCAAAGACAATATTTTACAGCTAAAAGCTGCTAAAAAGCTAGGTATTAGCATTGCTGATATTACTAGCGTAAAGGTGTTACGTAAATCGATTGATGCACGTAAAAAGGAAGTTATCTTTAATTATAAAGTAGCGGTGTACATTAACAAACCGCAACCTGATACTCCTGATTATATTTTTGAATATCAAGACGTATCAAATGCGAAAGAAATTCATATTGTAGGTTTTGGTCCTGCGGGAATGTATGCAGCACTTCGCTGTATTGAGTTAGGCTATAAACCTATTGTACTTGAACGTGGTAAAAATGTACAAGATCGTCGTAGAGATTTACGTGCTATTAATCAATTTCATGAAGTAAACCCAGACTCTAACTATTGTTTTGGTGAAGGTGGTGCAGGAACGTATTCGGACGGAAAGTTATACACCCGTAGTTTAAAGCGTGGTGATGTTCGTAAAATATTTGAAAATTTAGTATATCACGGTGCTACCGATCAAATTTTAGTAGATGCGCATCCGCACATAGGAACGAACAAACTTCCGAAGATTATTCAAAATATTCGCGAAACGATTTTAAAACATGGTGGTGAAGTTCATTTTGAAACTCGTGTGACCGATTTTATTGTTAAAAACAATAAACTACAAGCTATACAGTTACAAAACGGGACTGAAATGGCTGTAAATGCTGTTGTTTTGGCTACTGGGCATTCTGCAAGAGATATATACGAGCTATTGCATAAAAAAGACATTTTGCTAAAAGCGAAATCGTTTGCTATGGGGGTTCGTGTAGAGCATCCGCAAGAAATTATCGATCAAATTCAATATAGTTGTTCAGGTCAACGTGATGAGTTATTACCTGCTGCTGCATATAGTTTAGTACACCAAGTAGGAAACCGTGGAGTGTATTCATTCTGTATGTGTCCTGGTGGATTCATCGTTCCTGCTGCAACTGCTAATGGTGAAGTGGTGGTAAACGGAATGTCACCATCGCGTCGTAATAACAAGTTTGCAAATTCGGGTATTGTCGTTGAAATTAATGTTGATAAAGACTTACCGAAGTATGAGAAATATGGAGTTTTAAAAGGCTTACAATATCAAAAAGATTTAGAAAAGTTAGCGTTTAACGCAGGTGGAAGAAGTCAAGTTGCTCCAGCACAACGTTTAACCGATTTTGTGGAAGGTAGATTGTCTTCTTCTTTAAATGACTGTTCGTATCAACCCGGATTAAATTCTTCTCCGCTACATTCGTTACTTCCTAAATTAATTGGAAGCAGATTACGTAAAGGTTTTGCGGCTTTCGGACAAAAAATGCACGGGTACTATACTGCGGAAGCAAACATTGTTGGAGTGGAGTCTAGGACTTCATCACCTGTAAATATTCCAAGAAAAGAAAACCTTGAACATCCACAAATTGAAGGGCTTTTTCCTTGTGGTGAAGGTGGTGGTTATGCCGGTGGTATTATTTCAGCTGCTATGGACGGTGAACGTTGTGCTGAGGCTGCTATTACAAACCTGTAA
- a CDS encoding DUF1456 family protein, producing MGLTNNDIFKKLRVAHKLRDTDIIDICSLVDFKVSKSEINAIFRKEDHPKYMECGDQFLRNFLNGLIIHLRGPMPEKKPTKK from the coding sequence ATGGGACTAACTAACAACGATATTTTTAAAAAGCTACGAGTAGCACATAAATTAAGAGATACTGATATTATTGACATCTGCTCTTTGGTAGATTTTAAAGTTTCTAAATCGGAAATCAACGCTATTTTTAGAAAAGAAGATCACCCTAAGTATATGGAATGCGGTGATCAGTTTTTACGTAACTTTTTAAACGGATTAATTATTCATTTAAGAGGTCCGATGCCTGAGAAAAAGCCAACAAAAAAGTAA
- a CDS encoding short-chain fatty acid transporter has product MKITQVIENVFKKYLPSPFTIAILLTLLTLLLALFFTKPEESSVVNYSLEVLQFWENGIWSNGLLVFAYQMMLILVLGHVLVLSKPVSNLILKVTKFCTNTANSAAIVSCTTMLVAFFNWGLGLIFGALLARKVAEHAQEHNIKLNYPMIGAAGYMGLMVWHGGISGSAPIKINESGHIKSIMQSVSSDEVLAQIPDVIDYSQTIFSWWNLLIFFVVVAAVSATFYFLGKKAAPTAINLPEYQMHTDEKVSTQAERLDSSQWLAIAFGVLILVAFGYRYWADIQQLKITPNLINFFMLGLGIILHGSFKKFTNAVGESISDVSGILIQFPLYFGIMGVMKSTGMVTLISDFFVSIATATTLPIFTFFSAGLVNVFVPSGGGQWIVQGPIVVESALKLGVPLPKAIMALAYGDQITNMLQPFWALPLLGITKLKAKEILPYTLIAMVVGSVIYLLGLTLF; this is encoded by the coding sequence ATGAAGATTACGCAGGTTATAGAAAATGTTTTTAAAAAATATTTACCCTCACCTTTTACCATCGCTATATTATTAACACTGTTAACTCTTTTATTAGCACTGTTTTTTACAAAACCAGAAGAAAGTTCTGTGGTTAATTATTCTTTAGAGGTGTTACAATTTTGGGAAAACGGAATTTGGTCTAACGGATTACTTGTTTTTGCCTATCAAATGATGTTGATTTTGGTATTAGGGCATGTATTGGTGTTGAGTAAGCCTGTGAGTAATTTAATTTTAAAAGTAACAAAATTCTGTACCAACACAGCAAACAGCGCAGCTATTGTAAGTTGTACTACTATGTTGGTAGCTTTTTTTAATTGGGGGCTAGGACTCATTTTTGGTGCTTTGTTGGCACGTAAAGTAGCAGAACATGCACAAGAACACAATATCAAACTAAATTATCCAATGATTGGAGCGGCGGGTTATATGGGATTGATGGTTTGGCATGGTGGAATTTCAGGATCGGCACCGATAAAAATTAACGAAAGCGGACATATTAAAAGTATTATGCAATCGGTTTCTTCGGATGAGGTTTTAGCTCAAATACCTGATGTGATTGATTATTCTCAAACGATTTTTAGTTGGTGGAATTTGCTGATTTTTTTCGTGGTAGTAGCGGCGGTATCGGCAACCTTTTATTTTTTAGGAAAGAAAGCAGCTCCAACAGCGATTAATTTACCAGAATATCAAATGCATACCGATGAAAAGGTTAGTACACAAGCAGAAAGATTGGATAGTTCTCAATGGTTAGCCATTGCTTTTGGTGTGTTGATTTTAGTGGCGTTTGGTTATCGTTATTGGGCAGACATTCAGCAGTTAAAAATTACGCCTAACCTAATTAACTTTTTTATGTTAGGATTAGGAATTATACTACACGGAAGTTTTAAAAAGTTTACCAATGCTGTGGGAGAGTCAATTAGTGATGTATCTGGAATTTTAATTCAGTTTCCATTGTATTTTGGTATTATGGGCGTGATGAAAAGTACGGGGATGGTTACTTTAATTTCTGATTTTTTCGTGTCGATAGCAACTGCAACGACCTTACCCATATTTACATTTTTTAGTGCTGGTTTGGTCAATGTTTTTGTGCCAAGTGGGGGAGGGCAGTGGATTGTACAAGGACCTATTGTGGTAGAAAGTGCGTTAAAATTAGGGGTTCCGTTGCCTAAAGCAATTATGGCATTAGCATACGGAGACCAAATAACGAATATGTTACAGCCTTTTTGGGCATTACCCTTATTAGGAATTACGAAACTAAAAGCAAAAGAAATTTTACCCTATACGTTAATTGCAATGGTGGTAGGTAGCGTAATTTATTTGTTAGGACTTACCTTGTTTTAA
- the greA gene encoding transcription elongation factor GreA, whose product MSNVSYYTEEGLKKLKEELAHLEQVERPRVSQEIADARDKGDLSENAEYHAAKEEQSLLETKIAKLKNVVANARIIDESQLDTSKILIHSIVKIKNTVNGMEFTYTLVADSESDVRNGKLSVNSPIGKGLLGKKVGDVAEIQVPNGIMKFEVMEISR is encoded by the coding sequence ATGAGTAATGTATCATATTATACGGAAGAAGGATTAAAGAAACTTAAAGAAGAATTAGCGCATTTAGAGCAAGTAGAAAGACCACGTGTTTCTCAAGAAATTGCAGATGCTCGTGATAAAGGAGATTTGAGTGAGAATGCAGAATATCACGCTGCAAAAGAAGAGCAATCGTTGTTAGAAACAAAAATTGCAAAATTAAAAAACGTAGTAGCTAACGCTCGTATTATTGATGAAAGTCAGTTAGACACCTCTAAAATTTTAATCCACTCAATAGTGAAGATTAAAAATACAGTAAACGGAATGGAGTTTACGTATACGCTAGTAGCAGATAGCGAAAGTGATGTAAGAAACGGAAAGTTATCTGTTAATTCACCAATAGGTAAAGGATTGTTAGGTAAAAAAGTAGGTGATGTTGCCGAAATACAAGTGCCTAACGGAATTATGAAGTTTGAAGTAATGGAGATTTCTCGATAA
- a CDS encoding DUF3127 domain-containing protein: MEVIGKIKLINETQTFGSNGFRKREMVVTTDEQYPQMIMIEFIQDKCDLLNNYQVGQDVKVSINLRGREWINPQGEAKYFNSVQGWRIENLAQAAPQNIPPADQFEPAPDLSANEPDDLPF, from the coding sequence ATGGAAGTAATAGGGAAAATCAAATTAATTAACGAAACGCAAACATTTGGATCTAACGGATTTAGAAAGCGTGAAATGGTTGTAACTACTGATGAGCAGTACCCACAAATGATAATGATTGAGTTTATTCAAGATAAATGTGATTTATTAAATAATTATCAAGTAGGGCAAGATGTAAAGGTTTCTATTAATTTAAGAGGAAGAGAATGGATTAACCCACAAGGAGAAGCAAAATACTTTAATTCTGTTCAAGGATGGAGAATTGAAAACTTAGCACAAGCAGCTCCTCAAAACATTCCACCTGCTGATCAATTTGAACCAGCTCCAGATTTATCTGCAAACGAACCAGATGACCTACCTTTCTAA
- a CDS encoding HIT family protein, translating to MASIFTKIINGEIPSYKIAEDDNYFAFLDINPNAKGHTLVIPKREENKLFDLSKEEYDGLMSFSYRVAKAIEKTIPCERVGMSVIGLEVPHVHVHLIPLKTMEDIRFIKKEKLTNEEFVAVAEEITKNFE from the coding sequence ATGGCAAGTATTTTTACAAAGATTATAAACGGAGAAATTCCATCGTATAAAATAGCTGAAGATGACAACTATTTTGCTTTTTTAGATATCAATCCAAATGCAAAAGGACATACGCTAGTAATTCCTAAACGTGAAGAAAATAAACTATTTGATTTATCGAAAGAAGAGTACGACGGATTAATGTCTTTCTCTTACAGAGTAGCCAAAGCTATTGAAAAAACAATTCCGTGTGAACGCGTAGGAATGAGTGTAATTGGTTTAGAAGTGCCTCATGTACATGTACACTTAATTCCGTTGAAAACGATGGAGGATATCCGTTTTATAAAGAAGGAAAAATTAACAAATGAAGAGTTTGTAGCAGTGGCAGAAGAAATTACTAAGAATTTTGAATAA
- a CDS encoding flavin reductase family protein: MLSINPKDIPTSKLHGYLLGAVAPRPIAFASTVDADGNPNLSPFSFFNVFGANPPIMIFSPARSVRGNKTKHTLDNAEATKEVVINIVNYDIVQQMSLSSTMYPKGVNEFIKAGFTMLPSDEVKPFRVAESPVQFECKVKDIIYTGEEGGAGNLIVCEVVKLHVNENVLAEDGSIDQHKIDLVARAGGNYYSRARDGFFEIPKPLTTLGIGVDQIPAEIRNSSILTGNNLGMLGNVEQLPTEEAVNNFAKEHSQFVGISTEKKHTFAQEYLQNNDVESAWKVLLIK; the protein is encoded by the coding sequence ATGTTATCAATAAACCCTAAAGATATACCAACTTCTAAACTGCATGGATATTTATTAGGAGCAGTAGCACCAAGACCTATTGCTTTTGCAAGTACTGTAGATGCAGATGGAAACCCAAATTTATCACCATTTAGTTTTTTTAATGTATTTGGGGCAAACCCACCAATTATGATTTTTTCTCCAGCACGTAGTGTAAGAGGAAATAAAACCAAACATACGTTAGATAATGCTGAAGCTACAAAAGAAGTGGTTATTAATATTGTGAATTACGATATTGTTCAGCAAATGTCGTTGAGTAGTACGATGTATCCTAAAGGAGTTAATGAATTTATAAAAGCTGGTTTTACAATGTTACCTTCAGATGAGGTAAAGCCGTTTAGAGTAGCAGAATCTCCTGTACAATTTGAGTGTAAAGTAAAAGACATTATTTATACAGGTGAAGAAGGCGGAGCAGGAAACTTAATTGTGTGTGAAGTAGTAAAACTACACGTAAACGAAAATGTGTTAGCAGAAGATGGCAGTATAGATCAACATAAAATAGATTTAGTAGCCAGAGCAGGAGGAAATTATTACAGTAGAGCCAGAGATGGCTTTTTTGAAATACCAAAACCACTAACTACCTTAGGAATTGGAGTAGACCAAATACCTGCTGAAATAAGAAACAGTAGTATATTAACAGGAAATAATTTAGGGATGTTAGGTAATGTAGAACAGCTACCTACAGAAGAAGCTGTTAATAACTTTGCAAAAGAACATTCACAATTTGTGGGTATTTCAACTGAAAAAAAACATACTTTTGCACAAGAGTATTTACAAAACAATGATGTAGAAAGTGCTTGGAAGGTACTTTTAATTAAATAG
- a CDS encoding Rieske (2Fe-2S) protein: protein MKKIFYLFLVIICFSCSDNTPINNCFSGIKMNAIIDLSLPEFSGLLVPGGESQNVIQGRNVFIFRTGTSGYRAFDQQCPEQNCNSLMTFNGVEITCPCDDKKYNYLSGGTPLDGEGCNALMYFVTPISNNQLRISR from the coding sequence ATGAAAAAAATATTTTATTTATTTCTTGTTATAATTTGTTTTAGCTGTAGTGATAACACTCCTATTAACAACTGTTTTTCTGGAATAAAAATGAATGCTATTATTGATTTATCTCTTCCAGAATTTAGTGGTTTATTAGTTCCTGGAGGAGAATCGCAAAACGTAATACAAGGGCGAAATGTTTTTATTTTTAGAACAGGAACTTCTGGTTACAGAGCTTTTGATCAACAATGTCCTGAACAAAACTGTAACTCTTTAATGACTTTCAACGGAGTGGAAATAACCTGTCCGTGTGATGATAAAAAGTATAACTACCTTTCAGGTGGTACTCCTTTAGATGGTGAGGGCTGTAATGCATTAATGTATTTTGTTACTCCTATTAGTAACAATCAGTTAAGAATATCTCGTTAA
- a CDS encoding sensor histidine kinase, whose product MAFFTNTYWVKRIAISISLLIVLFILWNTYVFFQKFKKDERAKMEIYATAIKEVASNPDSNGSFNLVNKVYETIENIPSILVGKDGEIKQFHNLDSIKSTDPKYLQKQLSIMKNQNEPIAIEYLGIKEHIYYRNSDLLYKLKYYPLALVLILGLFLTIIYMVYKSNKVAEQNKLWTGMAKETAHQIGTPLSSLLGWIAILRAENVSNDYVDEIEKDVRRLNTIANRFSKIGSLPELKPNNVVSITKTAYDYLENRSSKQISFSFTTETEEIRININTELYGWVIENLIKNAIDAMQGKGSLSVSISESSKNVKILISDTGKGIPKTQFSQIFNPGFTTKKRGWGLGLSLSKRIIEDYHNGRIHVLKSELGKGTTFEILLNKV is encoded by the coding sequence ATGGCTTTTTTTACAAACACTTATTGGGTAAAGCGAATTGCAATTAGTATTTCCTTACTTATCGTTTTATTTATTTTATGGAATACCTATGTGTTTTTTCAAAAATTTAAAAAAGATGAACGCGCTAAAATGGAGATTTATGCTACTGCAATTAAGGAGGTAGCTTCAAACCCTGACTCTAATGGTAGCTTTAATTTAGTAAACAAAGTTTACGAAACCATAGAGAACATTCCTTCTATTTTGGTTGGTAAAGATGGCGAAATAAAACAGTTCCATAACTTAGACTCTATAAAGTCTACGGATCCTAAATACCTTCAAAAGCAATTGAGCATCATGAAAAATCAAAATGAGCCAATTGCGATAGAATACTTAGGAATTAAAGAACATATCTACTATAGAAATTCTGACCTTTTATACAAGCTCAAATACTATCCGCTTGCCTTAGTACTAATTTTAGGGTTGTTTCTTACCATCATTTACATGGTGTACAAGTCTAACAAAGTAGCTGAACAAAATAAGTTGTGGACAGGAATGGCTAAAGAAACGGCACACCAAATAGGAACGCCACTTTCTTCATTATTAGGCTGGATAGCTATTTTACGTGCTGAAAATGTAAGTAACGATTATGTTGATGAAATTGAAAAAGATGTGCGACGCTTAAATACCATCGCAAATCGTTTTTCTAAAATAGGGTCTCTTCCTGAGTTAAAACCCAATAACGTTGTATCGATTACTAAAACTGCTTATGACTACTTAGAAAATAGAAGTTCTAAACAAATTTCTTTTTCTTTTACTACCGAAACTGAAGAAATCCGAATCAATATAAATACCGAATTATATGGTTGGGTAATAGAGAACTTAATTAAAAACGCTATTGATGCTATGCAAGGCAAAGGAAGTCTATCTGTTAGCATTAGTGAAAGTTCTAAAAATGTAAAAATCTTAATTTCAGATACTGGTAAAGGGATTCCTAAAACACAATTTTCACAAATATTCAACCCAGGATTTACCACAAAAAAACGTGGCTGGGGTCTGGGTTTATCGCTCTCTAAGCGTATTATCGAAGATTACCATAACGGAAGAATACATGTGTTAAAATCTGAACTAGGAAAAGGAACTACTTTTGAAATCTTATTGAATAAGGTTTAA
- a CDS encoding YqaA family protein produces the protein MSKKNKKNNKKKIDKPHYKRLHNYYNRTGFYMFIWVSLKKAFWPIVGVIVGLLLFNKYVYNINDGLQTMTETFSRTGVLITFFISETILGLIPPEIFIAWSKKTEDPIVNISLLATLSYLGGLCAYFIGRASLKIDSVRNYLEVKMAKNLKNTSKWGGFLILVGALLPLPFAISCLTAGMIKYPFKNVVFVGLFRFARFAIYAWAIFSVVN, from the coding sequence ATGAGTAAAAAGAATAAAAAAAATAACAAAAAGAAAATAGATAAACCGCATTATAAACGTTTACACAACTATTATAATCGCACTGGTTTTTATATGTTTATATGGGTAAGCTTAAAAAAAGCTTTTTGGCCAATTGTAGGCGTTATTGTAGGGTTATTATTATTTAACAAGTATGTTTATAATATTAACGATGGTTTACAAACCATGACCGAAACCTTTTCTAGAACAGGAGTTTTAATTACTTTTTTTATCTCTGAAACAATTTTAGGATTAATTCCGCCAGAAATTTTCATCGCATGGTCTAAGAAAACTGAAGATCCTATTGTAAATATTTCTTTGTTAGCGACACTATCTTATTTAGGAGGTTTGTGTGCTTATTTTATAGGAAGAGCTTCTTTAAAGATTGACTCTGTAAGAAATTATTTAGAGGTTAAAATGGCTAAAAACCTTAAAAACACAAGTAAATGGGGAGGTTTTTTAATTTTGGTAGGTGCACTATTACCACTACCCTTTGCCATTAGCTGTTTAACTGCTGGTATGATTAAATATCCTTTTAAAAATGTAGTTTTTGTAGGTTTATTTCGTTTTGCTCGTTTTGCTATTTATGCATGGGCTATTTTTTCAGTAGTAAATTAA
- the aat gene encoding leucyl/phenylalanyl-tRNA--protein transferase, producing the protein MIWLSEKIEFPPYELATDDGLLALGGDLSAERLVYAYQHGIFPWFNEGEPIVWYSPWERMVLFPEEVKISKSMKQVLRKGGFTITENKAFDEVIFNCRHINRFDQLGTWITDEMEDAYINLHDKGYAKSIEVWMDDKLVAGLYGVDLGNGVFCGESMFSKVSNMSKVAFIHLAQKGGYKLIDCQVYNDHLASLGAREIPREEFLKWL; encoded by the coding sequence ATGATTTGGCTTTCTGAAAAAATAGAGTTTCCTCCGTATGAGTTGGCTACTGATGATGGTTTACTGGCTTTGGGCGGTGATTTATCGGCTGAACGATTGGTGTATGCTTACCAACATGGAATTTTCCCGTGGTTTAATGAAGGGGAGCCGATTGTTTGGTATTCTCCATGGGAGCGTATGGTGTTATTTCCTGAGGAAGTGAAAATTTCCAAATCAATGAAACAGGTATTGCGAAAAGGTGGTTTTACGATAACGGAAAACAAAGCTTTTGATGAGGTGATTTTTAATTGCCGACACATCAATCGTTTTGACCAATTAGGTACTTGGATTACCGATGAAATGGAAGATGCTTATATAAACCTACACGATAAAGGCTATGCAAAATCTATTGAGGTATGGATGGACGACAAACTGGTTGCAGGTTTGTATGGAGTAGATTTAGGAAATGGCGTTTTTTGTGGCGAAAGTATGTTTAGTAAAGTAAGCAATATGAGTAAAGTTGCGTTTATCCATTTAGCTCAAAAGGGAGGCTACAAACTCATCGATTGTCAAGTATATAATGACCATTTAGCAAGTTTAGGCGCGAGAGAAATTCCTAGAGAGGAGTTTTTGAAGTGGTTGTGA